One genomic region from Magallana gigas chromosome 3, xbMagGiga1.1, whole genome shotgun sequence encodes:
- the LOC105333859 gene encoding anaphase-promoting complex subunit 7, protein MNLFEHVKHLHDCELYNDLKHLASIAMSLCDNNPDSEVMNLSQKYQCTVFYGNALYHLQEYHKAEDIYKKALHLRKAINKEKVKDKPSSSFELTDEVEVKYKIYECLMATKQCREAMVMLQGISSKQRTPKINLALAKLYIRVGMDRSAITSYKEVLRECPLALEAMTGLMSLGVKGPDVAALVMNGAPNTSDWLSLWIKGQAQLSQRDYMSSIATLSSLDNQSYLRDNTQLLNSLAEAKFCDGQYTQALALFQRIHALDPMQMTNMDLYSYLLAKDRKVKDLLKLSQQLLKITEQSAEPWISLGYYCLATRKVSKTIYFAQKANTLDPYNIEAFLLKGTALLELKKVDDATPHMKEALRLAPHRYEAYTGLIQCYMALYRHREALTWAGKAIKTLGTTARTLTLYASVLAKTPTVIAKAKPYLEKAMKLDPSFLEAVYIMVEILGQEQQYDKGIEILRKQLETHSTCRLHQMLAEFLTQTHEHQEALDQFSIALSLDPSNVRVREGMERVEKQNDMGLESAYDVGVEDMENSEEEEEFEGSDVESAWSDTEFS, encoded by the exons ATGAATTTATTCGAACATGTAAAGCACCTTCATGACTGTGAACTCTACAACGACTTGAAGCATCTG gcTTCTATAGCCATGTCGCTCTGTGACAACAACCCTGACAGTGAGGTGATGAACCTGTCACAGAAATACCAGTGTACCGTGTTCTATGGTAACGCGCTGTATCATCTACAGGAGTACCACAAGGCAGAG GATATTTACAAGAAAGCTCTACATCTCAGAAAGGCAATAAACAAAGAGAAAGTGAAAGACAAACCCTCATCAAGCTTC GAACTTACTGACGAGGTGGAGGTGAAGTACAAGATATACGAGTGTCTGATGGCGACCAAACAGTGTAGGGAGGCCATGGTGATG tTACAAGGAATAAGTTCCAAACAGAGGACCCCCAAAATCAACCTCGCCCTAGCCAAACTGTACATCAGGGTGGGTATGGACCGCTCGGCCATCACCAGCTACAAAGAGGTTCTCAG GGAGTGTCCCCTGGCTTTGGAGGCAATGACAGGCCTGATGTCCCTGGGGGTGAAAGGACCTGACGTAGCAGCCCTGGTGATGAATGGAGCCCCCAACACCTCGGACTG GTTGTCGCTGTGGATAAAAGGTCAGGCCCAGCTGTCACAGAGAGACTACATGTCCTCCATAGCGACGCTCTCCTCACTTGACAACCAGTCCTATCTCCGTGACAACACCCAGCTCCTCAACAGTCTGGCGGAGGCCAAGTTCTGTGACGGCCAGTACACACAGGCCCTGGCCCTGTTCCAGCGG ATCCATGCCCTTGACCCGATGCAAATGACTAACATGGACTTGTATTCCTACCTGCTGGCAAAAGACAGAAAGGTCAAGGATCTCCTAAA ACTCTCTCAGCAATTACTGAAGATCACAGAGCAGTCCGCAGAACCCTGGATCTCCCTCGGATACTACTGCCTAGCAACCAGAAAGGTCTCCAAGACCATATACTTCGCTCAGAAG GCAAACACACTTGACCCATACAACATCGAGGCCTTCCTATTGAAGGGGACAGCACTCCTGGAGCTCAAGAAGGTTGACGATGCCACCCCCCACATGAAAGAGGCCCTTAGACTGGCCCCACACAGATACGAGGCCTACACAG GTCTTATCCAGTGTTACATGGCTCTATACAGACACAGAGAAGCTCTGACTTGGGCCGGTAAAGCCATCAAGACACTGGGCACCACAGCACGGACGCTTACA CTGTATGCCTCTGTGCTTGCCAAGACACCAACAGTGATTGCGAAG GCTAAACCATACTTGGAGAAAGCGATGAAGTTGGACCCATCTTTTTTGGAGGCGGTTTATATCATGGTGGAGATTCTGGGCCAGGAGCAGCAGTATGATAAAGGAATTGAAAT ATTACGCAAACAGCTGGAAACTCACAGTACATGTCGACTTCATCAGATGTTAGCAGAATTTCTTACTCAGACCCATGAACATCAAGAAGCTCTGGACCAGTTTAGTATAGCTTTGAG TTTGGACCCGTCCAATGTGAGAGTTAGAGAGGGCATGGAGAGGGTAGAGAAACAGAACGACATGGGGCTGGAGAGTGCCTATGACGTGGGGGTGGAGGACATGGAAAACAGTGAGGAGGAG GAGGAATTTGAGGGCAGTGATGTGGAGAGTGCCTGGTCTGACACAGAGTTCAGCTGA
- the LOC105333860 gene encoding lysosomal proton-coupled steroid conjugate and bile acid symporter SLC46A3 has product MKLSVFSCGFSFIVVDLIFFLYKTGESMLDATTRPYLVRAVCYEIFKDEKGKNETTCMNLNEYPVLEDYIQSQSANYLVYFRLLLNIPAIALSLFCGSYSDRYGRKIPILLPSLGSVFAVLLYMTSNLVPEHRIALILGGSAVQGFFGKSSVITMAVNSFVFDLSDPGDRTRNLGKLLAMNFFGLFMGSLFSGIFQDVLDLNAAFVSVVVLHGASIMFTIILVDETVNRKEVDEEDRKSRCELCEVFRLSNIKETLAVLIKPRSGNLRLIILTLFMISLVNQTCKVGEMDINLLFVTRSPLNWSKSWYGYLLSLDYAVMGLCLFIFLPLFSNKFMLSDVTIMIVGIGCKFVRLIWAGFCDESWMVFLSVAIGAMAGMITSALRSLVSKAVHTDEAGKMFSLLACGETCSKFLGTVIFVNLYSVTAHIFPGIAFLVESFVYLVLLGILILMFRDLRDLQSCDLLQSLKDQPDYGATGNHQSKGDKRLPEIDEMEEEQPHPSMYQATTP; this is encoded by the coding sequence ATGAAGTTGTCCGTGTTTTCGTGTGGATTTAGCTTTATCGTCGTGGACCTCATCTTCTTCCTGTACAAGACCGGAGAATCGATGCTGGATGCGACGACCAGGCCGTACCTTGTCCGTGCGGTGTGTTATGAGATATTCAAAGACGAGAAAGGCAAAAATGAGACCACTTGCATGAACTTAAACGAATACCCAGTCCTTGAAGACTATATACAGAGTCAGTCCGCCAATTATCTGGTGTACTTCAGACTGCTTCTGAACATTCCCGCCATAGCACTGTCTCTGTTCTGTGGATCGTACAGCGATCGCTACGGGAGAAAAATCCCGATCTTGCTCCCCAGCCTCGGGAGTGTGTTCGCCGTACTTTTGTACATGACCAGCAATCTGGTGCCTGAACACCGGATAGCTCTCATCCTCGGGGGGTCGGCTGTACAGGGATTCTTTGGAAAGAGCTCCGTCATAACGATGGCCGTCAACAGCTTCGTGTTCGATTTGTCAGACCCGGGGGATCGCACGCGGAACCTCGGGAAACTCCTGGCCATGAACTTTTTCGGACTGTTTATGGGGTCGTTGTTTTCAGGTATTTTCCAAGATGTCCTTGACCTGAATGCTGCCTTTGTGTCGGTCGTGGTTCTCCACGGAGCTTCCATCATGTTTACGATCATTTTAGTGGATGAGACAGTGAATCGTAAGGAAGTGGACGAGGAAGACCGGAAGTCTCGATGTGAGTTGTGTGAAGTGTTCAGACTGTCAAACATTAAGGAGACACTGGCTGTTCTGATCAAGCCTCGCTCTGGAAACCTCCGACTTATCATTCTGACGTTGTTTATGATATCACTAGTGAACCAGACGTGTAAGGTGGGGGAAATGGACATCAACCTTCTGTTCGTCACTCGGAGTCCCCTGAACTGGTCCAAGTCCTGGTATGGGTATCTCTTGTCTCTGGACTACGCAGTGATGGGGCTTTGCTTATTCATTTTCCTGCCTTTATTCTCCAATAAGTTCATGCTCTCTGACGTTACCATTATGATAGTAGGAATCGGCTGTAAGTTCGTGCGCCTGATTTGGGCCGGTTTTTGTGACGAATCTTGGATGGTCTTCCTCTCCGTGGCTATAGGTGCGATGGCGGGAATGATCACGTCTGCTCTGCGGTCCTTGGTCAGCAAGGCCGTGCACACAGACGAGGCGGGAAAAATGTTCTCTCTCCTGGCATGCGGCGAAACGTGCTCAAAATTCTTAGGAACCGTTATATTTGTTAACCTGTATAGCGTCACGGCGCATATATTCCCCGGCATAGCGTTCTTGGTTGAATCCTTTGTCTATCTTGTTTTACTAGGAATTCTAATTCTTATGTTTAGAGATCTGCGTGACCTTCAGAGCTGTGACCTTTTACAATCGCTCAAAGATCAACCGGATTATGGCGCCACCGGAAATCACCAATCAAAAGGAGATAAACGGTTACCGGAAATAGACGAGATGGAGGAGGAGCAGCCCCACCCCTCCATGTACCAGGCTACTACACCTTGA
- the LOC136269621 gene encoding uncharacterized protein, with amino-acid sequence MSCCECPYGSFGINCKSSCPSGFYGRLCKSPCECVASECHHVTGCITTIGPLSVTTSATDTASYHNPSTIATASSIGGGSTHPSIKPIKKNLHFHYEDDHDDHATPLSTLGFSVLGSLSSLCIIGCVLFIYSRKKKWKFRSSPNGSRIRQAFLPCVNEDRQQEVVQGSGDIELSNVNAAPVCGQEEDDSPYSEIRYSQFIGGANAGGACMNTSYNTMHKCDSDKHHCKSEKQNTYQKSINKNEYDHVKLKVKSSDMGSERNLSLTRYSDEEYVSLLSEQSLGKEVRPKDGLKCQNLTLSKHTSNDFTEMEKGEDKAYRLLTEYSLQKLEFEMEVEIDQLSEKTTHHFIDTDKQTGPQSDNRPYSMAGGLSENDLSKTVDLPNNTHSETKNLSDNDLSEVVADSVNQLDIDTPGKREDHGQANTRPYSIAKIPEF; translated from the exons ATGAGTTGTTGTG AGTGTCCTTACGGAAGCTTTGGAATAAATTGTAAATCATCATGTCCCTCTGGATTTTATGGACGTCTGTGTAAATCTCCCTGCGAGTGTGTCGCCTCGGAGTGTCATCATGTGACTGGCTGTATAACGACAAtcg GTCCCCTGTCTGTCACTACGTCAGCTACAGATACAGCTTCATATCACAACCCATCGACAATCGCCACTGCATCTAGTATTGGTGGAGGGTCTACTCATCCAAGCATTAAACCGATTAAAAAGAATCTACACTTTCACTACGAGGATGATCACGATGATCACGCCACTCCCCTGTCAACCCTAGGGTTTTCTGTGCTTGGCTCATTGTCCTCTCTCTGTATTATTGGTTGTGTTCTCTTTATCTACTCGCG GAAGAAGAAGTGGAAGTTCAGAAGTTCTCCCAATGGTTCAAGGATAAGACAGGCGTTTCTTCCTTGCGTTAATGAAG atcgtcaACAAGAAGTGGTTCAGGGCTCCGGTGACATTGAACTCTCTAATGTTAATGCAGCACCAGTATGTGGACAGGAAGAAGACGACAGTCCGTACTCTGAGATCAGATATTCCCAGTTCATCGGGGGAGCCAACGCAGGGGGTGCATGTATGAACACATCGTATAACACAATGCATAAGTGTGACTCCGACAAACATCATTGCAAGTCAGAAAAACAGAACACTTACCAAAAgtctataaataaaaatgaatacgATCACGTCAAACTGAAAGTGAAATCTTCAGACATGGGGTCTGAGAGGAATCTAAGTTTGACTCGCTACAGTGATGAGGAATATGTTTCCCTTTTGAGCGAGCAATCACTTGGTAAGGAAGTCCGACCGAAGGATGGTTTGAAATGTCAGAATCTGACGCTCTCAAAACATACGTCGAACGATTTTACCGAGATGGAAAAAGGGGAAGACAAAGCTTATCGTCTATTAACGGAATATAGCTTACAgaaattagaatttgaaatgGAAGTCGAAATAGATCAGCTTTCAGAAAAGACCACGCACCATTTTATAGACACTGACAAGCAGACTGGCCCCCAGAGTGACAACAGACCATACAGCATGGCTGGGGGACTGTCAGAGAACGATTTAAGTAAAACAGTAGATTTACCGAACAACACTCATTCTGAAACAAAAAACTTGTCAGACAACGATTTAAGTGAAGTGGTTGCAGATTCTGTAAATCAACTAGACATTGATACCCCTGGGAAAAGAGAAGACCATGGTCAGGCAAACACAAGACCATACAGTATTGCAAAAATACCCGAGTTCTAA